From Pseudomonadota bacterium, one genomic window encodes:
- a CDS encoding EI24 domain-containing protein, protein MAARAGKIGFFAGFKCLFTGLHFAYGRQHRELAAFYLPPMLFGILVLIAGWIVFGRVVDDIVALVWSEPEAWYLYALWRILSVLLWVICAAGTAVVAVFCIMIAAAPVSDFISERVEGILGTWTPRPFSVRFLLRDLGSTVLLELRRALIKLAWLVPLFLASLFIPVVGQIAYIVVGGYILAKYLGMDYVDWSLARRGYSWRERFVFAKAHRAALLGFGTAVILALIVPFGFIAVWPGAVAGGTILCTRLGPEDKRGSRRD, encoded by the coding sequence ATGGCCGCGCGCGCGGGCAAAATCGGATTCTTCGCGGGTTTCAAATGCCTTTTCACGGGGCTCCACTTCGCCTACGGGCGGCAGCACCGTGAGCTCGCTGCGTTCTACCTGCCGCCCATGCTGTTCGGGATTCTCGTCCTCATTGCGGGCTGGATTGTCTTCGGGCGCGTCGTGGACGACATCGTCGCGCTCGTCTGGAGCGAGCCGGAAGCCTGGTACCTGTATGCGCTCTGGAGGATTCTCTCGGTCCTCCTGTGGGTCATCTGCGCCGCGGGGACCGCGGTGGTCGCCGTGTTCTGCATCATGATCGCGGCCGCACCCGTCAGCGACTTCATCTCCGAGCGCGTCGAGGGGATCCTCGGGACGTGGACGCCGCGGCCGTTCAGCGTGCGGTTCCTCCTGCGCGATCTGGGCAGCACCGTGCTGCTCGAGCTGCGGCGCGCCCTCATCAAGCTGGCTTGGCTCGTCCCGCTGTTCCTCGCGAGCCTGTTCATCCCGGTCGTGGGGCAGATCGCGTACATCGTGGTCGGCGGCTACATCCTGGCCAAGTACCTGGGGATGGACTACGTCGATTGGAGCCTGGCGCGGCGTGGCTACTCGTGGCGCGAGCGGTTCGTGTTCGCCAAAGCGCACCGGGCGGCGCTCCTGGGGTTCGGGACGGCGGTGATCCTGGCGCTGATCGTGCCGTTCGGTTTCATTGCGGTCTGGCCGGGGGCCGTGGCCGGAGGTACCATCCTGTGCACCCGGCTCGGCCCGGAGGACAAGCGCGGCTCGCGGAGGGATTGA
- a CDS encoding 1-acyl-sn-glycerol-3-phosphate acyltransferase — protein sequence MKGFNGRSLLMVVWTVVWTCIGLVTIVIDPTGHAFMYFARIGWAPQVLWVGGIKVVRRGGEGMDWRRPYVVTSNHQSQVDIPILFASLPMSVRFLAKRSLFYIPVFGWSLWFARFVPVDRGSSRKARRSIDTAAVKIRNGPSLAVFPEGTRTPNGKLQAFKSGAFVLAVKSGVSVLPVAIRGSYDVVPKHRLGVKPGTVELIVGNPISTDTLDLSDREKLKNLVRDRIQRMLDTGEPA from the coding sequence ATGAAGGGGTTCAACGGCCGATCGTTGCTGATGGTTGTCTGGACGGTCGTCTGGACCTGTATCGGCCTCGTGACCATCGTCATCGATCCCACCGGGCACGCCTTCATGTATTTCGCGCGGATCGGGTGGGCGCCCCAGGTGCTCTGGGTTGGCGGGATCAAGGTCGTGCGCCGCGGCGGGGAGGGGATGGACTGGCGGCGGCCGTACGTCGTCACGTCGAACCACCAGAGCCAGGTCGACATCCCGATCCTGTTCGCGAGCCTCCCGATGTCGGTCCGGTTCCTGGCCAAGCGGAGCCTGTTCTACATCCCGGTGTTCGGCTGGTCGCTGTGGTTCGCGCGGTTCGTCCCGGTCGACCGCGGATCGAGCCGCAAGGCGCGCAGGTCGATAGACACAGCGGCCGTGAAGATCCGCAACGGACCGTCGCTCGCGGTCTTCCCGGAGGGGACGCGCACGCCGAACGGAAAGCTCCAGGCGTTCAAGTCGGGCGCGTTCGTCCTGGCCGTCAAGTCGGGCGTGTCGGTGCTCCCGGTCGCGATCCGGGGCTCGTACGACGTCGTTCCCAAGCACCGGCTCGGGGTGAAGCCCGGGACGGTCGAGTTGATCGTCGGCAACCCGATCTCGACCGACACGCTCGATCTGAGCGACCGGGAGAAGCTGAAGAACCTCGTCCGGGACCGCATCCAGCGGATGCTCGACACGGGGGAGCCGGCCTGA